The Primulina huaijiensis isolate GDHJ02 chromosome 10, ASM1229523v2, whole genome shotgun sequence region AAAAACCAAGCAATTTCTGAGAATAAACTAACATATAAACATGGTAAAAGAATATAAGAAGTCAAGGTTTCAAGAGATTCACCAGATAATATAACTAAACCGTCAGAAGCGACCCTTGCTAACTCTGGAACTGTCTTGTTAAGGTATTTGGGTGACAAGTAATCCAATGCATCTGACACTATGACAAGTGAAAATGACTTCAGCCTGTAGGGAAGAGGAAACTTGATATCAGCCACACGGACAATGCCTTTGTGCATCAGACTCCTGCAGTTTCCATCAGCATCATCCAACTCATATGGCTCAACACCCCAAGCTTCTGTATCATCTTCTTTTAATAGTTGAGAGACCACTGAGCATGTCTCAGGACCCACATGCAACACTTTGCGCATGCTATCACCGTATGCTTTCTTAAGAAAAGGTAGTAATCTTGTAAATTCTAGTGTACACGAAACACCACCTGCATGAACAATTCTCAAAAAATAATGCTCATTTCACCAGTTAAActtcatttatttataataaaaaacccAGACAAAGATGGCCCCACGGCCAAGTAGTGCCTGAAATGGGTTATATGAGACCATAATTATCCTAAACCCAGATCATAAAAGCAACGAAAAATCATAACCAAAAAGTAATGCACAAAGTAGTTAACTTTTTCCTATATCAGTAAGACGACTTTTTAAGAGTCAAATGCAAGTTAAAAGAACAGATGCACATGAACTGGATACAATCCAGTCTGAATATCATAAGTATGACAAACTTTCCCATAAAATGGCCCTTTTATTATATCAAAGTAGAAATGAATTAACTACCACGGGATTCACCAGTACAACTAAAAACTAAGAATGAATTTGGCTGAACTTTGTTGTGAGTATGAAGAAATGGAATTACAAATAGAGGAACCTCGATCCATTGAAAAGTCATGTTAaggaataaataaattaagtgaGCTTTCTTTCGCAAGAACTTACATGCTTGTTAAAGTGAAGGGAGGACCAATCAAATCTAACTAATATGACTTCACTTCATAAGCATTTTGCATTTCACATTCATCGATCAAAGAGAGAATAGAGTTTACCATCCAGTCGACTTAAAGCAGCTATGTCAGCCCCGCCACCTGTCAAAAGAACGTATATGAGTGAACTTCACAAGTATATAATTTCATTTGTCAAAGAAATGCTTTATCAACAGAGATATTAAtgttctctttcttgatggactTCCTACATCATCATGATTTAGAGAAATTGCTTATAAAAAAAACAGTCCAGCCAACTAGGAAATCACGGCAATGTGGAGCATTTTGTAATCAAGTTGATTTTATGCCACATTGAATGGGACAGAGTTTGCTTCCTACTTACCACCAGATCAGAAGAAAAGCTTGTGGGATCCTATATAAACTATAGGTAGGTTCTATGTATATTTAGTGATCCAATGGCAATCAGTTAATGGATGAATTTCATCCATTATCGAGCAGAATATTCCAACCTAATCAATCATATCTATATATACATGTGCTAAAAACACAATAAAGTACCTGAGCCTTTGATGATGTAACCAACAATGAGAAACGCTCCCTGAAAATTAAAATAGGCACTGGATAAATTTTCTTACTAcagcaaataattatttttatgttttgggTCTTagtgaaaaaaaaatcgaaactaGGTAAAAATGGGAAGCCTACTTTAACCATATGCTTCATGACTTGCATAATACAATTCACTATACGTGTGGAAATGAGGGAGTGGGACTGTATGTCTAGCACGCGTATGAACATCTGTGAAATTATGCATGCATTGTGCATAAATGATGTATAAACAAACATGCTGATAAATCAAAAATAGTTTGCAGTGAAAGACTCAGATTTACCACAATAAAAAGTCCTATGGATAACATAGGAGATGGACGGGATTTGGGATGAAACGCACCCATGAAAGGAATGTCTACACTCTCCATGGGACGACGAGAAGTATTGGGCCTTCTCGACATCATTTTATACCTGTAAAACTTGCAACATTTGGGATTTAATGATGAGAAGATAATATCCCCTTCGTGGAAAACGAAAGACAGTTAAACACACAAAACTATCATTTAACCAAAATATCACAACCCCTGGGACAAATATTAAAACACAATGACCTTTGCAATGTAACTATAACAACCACCTTGCCTCAGAacatggaaaaaaaaacaaaagagacCACCAAGATACCAAAGTTACTCTTAACTCAATAACCCAACACATACAAAGTTTTTTAGAACCACAAAACCAAAAAATTCCTAAATGAATGCTTACAATAAATTACACAACATAACCATTTCAATAAAAAAGTTATTAATTAGTAGTCATACACAATTAATGCTAATATACTAGCTTCCAAGTAGCCAACACGTTGACAGATACTGGCCCATCGTCATACAAAACCGTCGATAATCTATCAATTAGTTAACGTACTGTGCATCAATCAATTAGAGGTGGACCGAGATACTTCCTCGTTgaaaagatataatttttctaaaattgaaaAGTtccccaaaaataaaataaaacttagTGTGACATCAATTGACAGCACTGTTCCACGTAATAAATCACATTCTATAACTTTCCATATTCACAAATAGTTAACGAGAAAGTATCCACTTATTTCAGCTCTTGAATTCGGGAGTCTGAAGCAGCAAGAAAATCCAACTCATTGTAAGTACTTCATGAACACAATTTACTGCTTAACATCAAATCGTACCCATGAATAATCATAAAGACGGATCCACTATTCCCATAACAGAATCAgttcatattttcaataaataaataagaaaaccCTAAATCTTAATAAATACCAACTAACTCACTGGACATTACCTAAAATGCAAAATCGAGAGACAGGAGCCAAGAACTGGATTGGGATGTAGATCTGCGGTACTTTTAGCTCAAATGACAGGGACAACGACTGGGATTTCTATTCAGTGAGctgtaataatttattttatcggCTTGTTGATGTCGTTTTCACAAATGAatgaatttataaataaatgagATTGGATTTGAGTTTTCATTTGGAATTCAGAGCAGAATACTAATTGATTAagccctaaaaattattattgattaattattacAGGTACAGGTGTGGATTCATGCACAATTCTCAATTTTCAATCAATGTGttggtatttttattttaataacattttataattttatttaattatgatatttgttttatttatttatatacaaatataaagataaattttttgaatatataatagatatCATGAGGTATGTCTCTCAACGTAAAATCATGAAACTTATTatgaaatatatcatatatcataatatagtTCCTAATCGATTCAAATgcttaaaataaagataaatgtcGATTGAGTTTGAGACTAGCATATATGATATAAACACCGTGTTTTATTGATGAGGTCACAGAGATGTCCATTTATATATATGAGTAATCATTTGATGATACATTAGATAACTCAGAATTTTCTCATTTGCAGTCAACATTTACAAAACCCAACTTACAACGAagcagaaaaaataaatttatgatacatataaaattatcatattttttttgcattaaaaatatattttatgataataaacaaaatatttgttgGCATAGGTGGGAAAATATTGCAGAGACTGTGGGCGGAAAAAACAAATAAGGAATACCAGAAAATCAACTATATCAATTGTTGGATAAGAATCATATATTTCTCACCTTTTTTAGTATACGACAAACACATAATTCTcgataaaaatatgattattgatactcacggaaaattGAGGGTCCGATTTCGACAAGTATCACTAGTCCAGATGCAGGTTTTGAAATTGTCCCGAGcttgaaatcacgaataagaccgttagaagggggccgagAGGGTGTCCCAGCGTAGCccttccgacgctcaagtcagagactgaaaATATGAAGTGAGAACAGCTAAGGGTgatgctgaaaaataatatagtgagtGAATTAAGCACtaaaacctggtatttataggagaatattTGTGCTCTTGATGGACCTGACTTCCATTTGAACTAGGGATAGTGAAGATAATGAGTGCATCCATAAGATATCAATATAATTGTAATTgtaaattgtaaaatataaaaatgagagaataatatttttatgtgtgGATTCTCGAACAATCATATCCTCCATCCATAGATTacaagataataataataataattttaatttataatacttAAAAAAagtaacatatatataatcgatgTCTCGCATAGGTGTCGCTAAAGTTTTGCACAGATAAGTACGTCACTGTATAGATGGGAACCGTATCAGAAATCATCTTTCACCAGAAAACACCACCTGGCTAATATTCCTCATGCTCCACGTCACCTCTCCCTGTCTCTGTTATAAATGTCTCGAGAGTCCGCATCCTCCGGCTCTtacactctctctctctctccattTCGAGGCAGCTGAATTTTAGCCGCGAGGTAGCGTCGGCGGCGTTTGGAGGATTGAATGGCGGTTGAGCATACATGTTGCGGGACGGATTTCTTCATTTAtattgtaatagttgcatttctGGTTCTGTTCGCGGGGTTAATGTCCGGGCTCACTCTGGGGCTGATGTCGTTGAGTCTCGTTGATCTTGAAGTTCTTGAAAAATCTGGAACTCCAAAGGATAGGAAACATGCTGGTAACGCTTTTGTTaactttctattttttttaaaaaaaatcctatttatttcttgttttattattattactatatgcATTTTTGGTGATTACCTTGTTCATTTGAATACGGGGTTTGTGTTATTAGGTTAATTTATGCGTTGGTTATTTGAATTATCGTATGATATTATTGTGAATTTGCAATGAGGCGTGTGGATTCACGTGTGAGTTATCGTTCGTAGAAACGGCTGCCGAGGCCATCGCGGAGCTATATATTGTTACAAATCtggaaaatatttaatgaacaaattagaaaatttggaaaaatttcaaaaagCTTGTTGCATCCATCAGCTACCATTCCCCTTCCGGAAAGACAAATGAACCACTCTTTAtggtgtttgattttttttttcacgtaACACTTTTTTTTACGACTCTTTGATGGTGTAGAAAGAGCGTATGATGTTTGATTGCTAAGGGGTGTATGTTTTTATTTCGGTTGGCTTAAAGCCATTGATTCTCCAACAAGAAGTAAGtcggttttaaaaaaattgagatggACTTTGATGGTATGATATCAAATACAACACAGAGACCGAAGTTTTGAATGCTTATATATTGGGTAATGTTTTGGAATTTTGTATCGGAGAATATgatgtatatttaattttactttccgaaaaatgtttttttctcCACTGTACACCGGTGAGACATGGGAGACTTTGTCTGGACAACGGTGTTATGTCATATGTATATTTAGTACTGatgat contains the following coding sequences:
- the LOC140985630 gene encoding probable pectin methylesterase CGR3 isoform X2 gives rise to the protein MMSRRPNTSRRPMESVDIPFMGAFHPKSRPSPMLSIGLFIVGAFLIVGYIIKGSGGGADIAALSRLDGGVSCTLEFTRLLPFLKKAYGDSMRKVLHVGPETCSVVSQLLKEDDTEAWGVEPYELDDADGNCRSLMHKGIVRVADIKFPLPYRLKSFSLVIVSDALDYLSPKYLNKTVPELARVASDGLVILSGYPGRQRVKVAELSKFGRPAKLRSSSWWIRLFIQTSLEENETATKKFQQAATKKSLTSSCQIFHLKPLH
- the LOC140985630 gene encoding probable pectin methylesterase CGR3 isoform X1, coding for MIIHGYKMMSRRPNTSRRPMESVDIPFMGAFHPKSRPSPMLSIGLFIVGAFLIVGYIIKGSGGGADIAALSRLDGGVSCTLEFTRLLPFLKKAYGDSMRKVLHVGPETCSVVSQLLKEDDTEAWGVEPYELDDADGNCRSLMHKGIVRVADIKFPLPYRLKSFSLVIVSDALDYLSPKYLNKTVPELARVASDGLVILSGYPGRQRVKVAELSKFGRPAKLRSSSWWIRLFIQTSLEENETATKKFQQAATKKSLTSSCQIFHLKPLH